A single window of Actinoallomurus bryophytorum DNA harbors:
- a CDS encoding response regulator transcription factor encodes MSQVTVRIVARDPIISIGLTTILGKHPQITPVQEPGDMPAQVVLFTAGTLLPSAMQQLHEMAKLQLPVVLLANSFREASLLTLIECGVVAFLDRKSTTNEDLTEAVIAAAAGEGVMPKATLGRLMSLVQQMQTDVLAPMGINAAGLSPREVDVLRLVADGADTSEIAKELAYSESTVKHVLYELTTRLKLRNRTHAVAFALRAGVL; translated from the coding sequence GTGAGTCAGGTCACTGTGCGCATCGTGGCCCGGGACCCGATCATCTCGATCGGCCTGACCACGATCCTGGGGAAGCATCCTCAGATCACTCCTGTCCAGGAGCCCGGCGACATGCCGGCCCAGGTCGTGCTGTTCACGGCCGGGACGCTGCTGCCATCGGCGATGCAGCAGCTCCACGAGATGGCCAAGCTGCAGCTGCCCGTCGTGCTCCTGGCCAACAGCTTCCGCGAAGCGTCCCTGCTGACGCTGATCGAATGCGGGGTGGTCGCCTTCCTGGACCGCAAGTCCACTACCAACGAGGACCTGACCGAGGCGGTCATCGCGGCGGCGGCCGGCGAGGGCGTGATGCCCAAGGCCACTCTGGGCAGGCTGATGAGCCTGGTCCAGCAGATGCAGACCGACGTGCTGGCCCCCATGGGCATCAACGCGGCCGGGCTGTCCCCGCGCGAGGTCGACGTCCTGCGTCTCGTCGCCGACGGCGCCGACACCAGCGAGATCGCCAAGGAGCTCGCCTACTCCGAGAGCACCGTCAAACATGTCCTGTACGAGCTCACGACCCGGCTCAAGCTCCGCAACCGCACCCACGCCGTGGCCTTCGCCCTGCGCGCCGGAGTCCTTTGA
- a CDS encoding BTAD domain-containing putative transcriptional regulator has translation MARTSPRVDLLGPVRMSVDARPVALGSGLRLAAFVVLASGEGRAVTRRELVNALWGARPPATADGSVYTYVAGLRRALAAAGAPDLLVSDRDGYRLAIPPEALDLTAFTRLSAEAAALVAGGDDRKGIETYARALHLSRGEPLSGVPGPFAESRREQLGAALLATQEAHAAARLEHGAHAEVAAELASLIDLFPLRESLRELRMRALHRAGRHVEALALFSDTREILRRELGAEPSGSLRRLHQRILTDDGPGTAVRKPAAPESQHGPAAVRRPAAPRFVGRTDVLDLLRHHLAELRHGRGGSVWLEGDPGIGKSEVVAVALHEPDRRDHHVAWATADELTSRFPLQVMLDCLGIHPETAETERALLAQNLWEPEPAGYGFATQDPTYAPSRRLREHIEALCAERPLVLVLDDLHWADAVTLRLVERLLPASGEMPLLLVTTARSGWKGTGMSAVHDRVAATGGTVVRLGPLSAGEADELTGHLVGARQGPILRRLTTRAEGNPLYITELVRGLMRTQSIEIVDGMATVEPRQAGLAPRTLQSALDRASRTVSEHSRDMLRWLAVLGDDVPVQRLFEVLMPAGRNELQDSIEESVSAGLLVDAGDRLRFRHPLLREVVYEEIARSFRGVMHAQAARALAVTGAPGVSVAEHLVGEDTDMDDWAVEWLSANAPHLGDTAPEVTAQLIERALLECRMDRATRETLRMILVRLLFRLARLPESSIRQVLATAVDPVHLAELNLLLAAVQLRAGRPEAGVETLNRTRSGPLVPQVWDTRRRLLMRHLERAVDASRFRVPRAEGSPGTPAADPVAVVHRLTASWYSNTAARNHPAALENVRDAIELIRAHPEADGPQADLHELLVHSLHYVDRFPEAAEVIERCHADKDRTDPALMWIPEALHHFWTGAWDADLAALESVRRPSDATSLGVMAEVGPSANLIGHGLAAYICQLRGDRPAVARHLDTLRPIPIEGAVEREACSFFLRAEAFELEHEGDPAAAFAKLGETSLDPEFAPLQTPYKWFPYLLRLAQEMADQDKVDRVMEAARREARRTVGSRGAQMALYRCQALALREPGLAVRAAAHYREVGRRLERAEALAEAAGLFAAGDRPDEARTAVTESVRLYRSFGAHWWAEDLKARLTNLRAVTYRPVS, from the coding sequence ATGGCCCGAACCTCACCGCGCGTCGACCTCCTGGGCCCGGTGCGCATGTCCGTGGACGCCCGGCCGGTCGCGCTGGGCTCCGGCCTGCGGCTGGCCGCCTTCGTGGTTCTCGCGAGCGGCGAGGGCCGTGCCGTGACGCGTCGCGAACTCGTCAACGCCCTCTGGGGGGCACGGCCGCCGGCCACCGCCGACGGCAGCGTCTACACGTACGTCGCGGGGCTGCGACGCGCTCTCGCGGCCGCCGGCGCACCCGACCTTCTCGTGTCGGACCGAGACGGCTATCGACTGGCGATCCCGCCCGAGGCGCTCGACCTCACCGCGTTCACCCGGCTGAGCGCCGAGGCGGCGGCCCTGGTCGCGGGCGGCGACGACAGGAAGGGCATCGAGACCTACGCCAGGGCGCTCCACCTCTCACGCGGCGAGCCCCTGTCCGGTGTGCCCGGACCGTTCGCCGAATCGAGGCGGGAACAACTCGGCGCCGCGCTGCTGGCCACGCAGGAGGCACACGCGGCGGCACGGCTGGAACACGGCGCGCACGCGGAGGTCGCCGCCGAGCTGGCGTCCCTGATCGACCTGTTCCCCCTGCGGGAGTCGCTGCGCGAACTGCGCATGCGCGCGCTGCACCGGGCGGGCCGCCACGTCGAGGCGCTGGCCCTCTTCAGCGACACGAGAGAGATCCTGCGCCGCGAACTCGGCGCGGAGCCCTCTGGGTCCCTGCGGCGGCTGCACCAGCGGATCCTCACCGATGACGGACCCGGCACGGCGGTACGGAAGCCGGCCGCGCCTGAGTCACAGCACGGGCCGGCCGCGGTCCGCCGGCCCGCCGCACCCCGGTTCGTCGGACGCACGGACGTACTGGATCTGCTGCGCCACCACCTCGCCGAGCTCCGGCACGGCCGTGGCGGCTCGGTCTGGCTCGAGGGCGACCCGGGCATCGGCAAGTCCGAGGTCGTCGCCGTCGCGCTGCACGAGCCGGACCGGCGCGACCATCACGTCGCCTGGGCGACGGCGGACGAACTCACCTCCCGGTTCCCCCTTCAGGTCATGCTGGACTGCCTGGGCATCCATCCCGAGACCGCGGAGACCGAGCGCGCCCTGCTGGCGCAGAACCTGTGGGAACCGGAGCCGGCGGGTTACGGATTCGCCACCCAGGACCCGACGTACGCCCCGAGCCGGCGGCTACGCGAGCACATCGAGGCGCTGTGCGCCGAACGTCCCCTGGTGCTGGTCCTGGACGACCTGCACTGGGCGGACGCGGTGACCCTGCGCCTGGTCGAGCGTCTCCTGCCGGCGAGCGGTGAGATGCCGTTGCTCCTGGTCACCACCGCGAGGTCCGGCTGGAAGGGCACCGGCATGTCCGCGGTGCACGACCGTGTCGCGGCCACCGGCGGGACGGTCGTGCGGCTCGGACCGCTGTCCGCGGGCGAGGCGGACGAGCTCACGGGACACCTGGTCGGCGCCCGGCAGGGGCCGATCCTGCGGCGGCTGACCACCCGCGCCGAGGGGAACCCCCTCTACATCACCGAGCTGGTCCGCGGCCTCATGCGAACGCAGTCGATCGAGATCGTCGACGGCATGGCGACGGTCGAGCCCCGGCAGGCCGGTCTCGCGCCGCGTACATTGCAGTCGGCGCTCGACCGGGCGAGCCGTACGGTGTCCGAGCACTCCCGGGACATGCTGCGCTGGCTCGCCGTCCTCGGCGATGACGTGCCGGTCCAGCGGCTGTTCGAGGTCCTGATGCCCGCCGGGCGGAACGAGCTTCAGGACTCGATCGAGGAGTCCGTCTCCGCCGGTCTGCTGGTCGACGCCGGCGACCGGCTGCGCTTCCGCCACCCGTTGCTGAGAGAGGTCGTCTACGAGGAGATCGCCCGGTCCTTCCGCGGCGTCATGCACGCGCAGGCGGCGAGGGCCCTCGCCGTCACGGGAGCTCCCGGGGTCTCGGTGGCCGAACACCTGGTGGGTGAGGACACCGACATGGACGACTGGGCCGTGGAGTGGCTCTCGGCCAACGCCCCGCACCTGGGAGACACGGCACCTGAGGTGACGGCGCAGCTCATCGAGCGTGCGCTCCTCGAATGCCGGATGGACCGGGCGACCAGGGAGACGCTCCGCATGATCCTGGTCCGCCTGCTCTTCCGGCTGGCGCGACTGCCGGAGTCCTCGATCAGGCAGGTCCTCGCGACCGCGGTGGATCCCGTTCACCTCGCCGAGCTCAACCTGCTCCTGGCGGCGGTACAGCTGAGAGCCGGCCGCCCCGAGGCCGGCGTCGAGACCCTGAATCGCACCCGTTCCGGCCCCCTGGTCCCGCAGGTCTGGGACACACGCCGGCGCCTGCTCATGAGGCACCTGGAGAGGGCGGTCGACGCGAGCAGGTTCCGCGTACCGCGGGCCGAAGGCTCACCTGGAACGCCCGCGGCGGATCCCGTCGCGGTCGTGCACCGGCTCACCGCGTCCTGGTACTCCAACACGGCGGCGAGAAATCATCCGGCCGCGCTCGAGAACGTGCGCGACGCCATCGAGCTGATCCGCGCGCACCCGGAGGCCGACGGCCCGCAGGCCGACCTCCACGAGTTGCTGGTGCACTCCCTGCACTACGTCGACCGGTTCCCCGAGGCCGCCGAGGTCATCGAGCGTTGCCACGCGGACAAGGACCGGACCGATCCGGCGTTGATGTGGATACCGGAGGCGTTGCACCACTTCTGGACCGGCGCGTGGGATGCCGACCTCGCCGCGCTCGAGTCGGTCCGCCGGCCCAGTGACGCGACGTCTCTGGGCGTGATGGCGGAGGTCGGCCCGTCCGCCAACCTGATCGGGCACGGTCTGGCCGCCTACATCTGCCAGCTCCGCGGCGACCGGCCGGCGGTGGCGCGCCACCTCGACACCCTTCGGCCGATCCCCATCGAGGGTGCGGTGGAGAGAGAGGCCTGCAGTTTCTTCCTCCGCGCCGAGGCGTTCGAGCTGGAGCACGAAGGAGACCCGGCGGCCGCGTTCGCGAAGCTGGGAGAGACCTCGCTCGACCCGGAGTTCGCTCCCCTGCAGACGCCCTACAAATGGTTTCCGTATCTCCTGCGCCTGGCACAGGAAATGGCGGACCAGGACAAGGTCGACCGCGTCATGGAGGCGGCGCGGCGCGAGGCCCGCCGGACGGTCGGATCCCGTGGGGCGCAGATGGCGTTGTACCGATGCCAGGCCCTGGCCCTCCGCGAGCCCGGCCTCGCCGTACGCGCGGCCGCGCACTATCGCGAGGTGGGGCGCCGCCTGGAGCGGGCGGAGGCGCTGGCCGAGGCGGCCGGGCTGTTCGCGGCGGGCGACCGGCCCGACGAGGCCCGCACCGCCGTGACCGAGTCGGTGCGGCTGTACCGGAGCTTCGGCGCCCACTGGTGGGCGGAGGATCTCAAGGCCAGGCTCACGAACCTGCGCGCCGTCACCTACCGTCCCGTCTCGTAA
- a CDS encoding BTAD domain-containing putative transcriptional regulator: MEVGRLRVELLGPVRLTGGRRELQAGSAKQRLVLAVLALQADRVVSREALIDAVWGEEPPDAAEDGLYTYVSRLRRVLDPSRTGEILVTEGSGYRLRADAVEVDVEEFVRLGELGRRRGEAGDPDGALDALESALGLWRGEPLSDVQGSFVTAQRARMTELRLLAVERRAGALIQRGRQAEVITDLTPLVAEYPLREELNALLMLALHENGGSAEALEVFERVEMTLADQLGLGPGDRLHGMRQRVLDKLLQRPLAGRSAEKALLRERLADLRAGQGSVIWVEGGPRVGKSALLAAGMAGAEESGCRVFRLAAEDGGPNSPADLMRCFRGIEADPAEPVYVTIDRLVRDVRAMCDRRPILLVVDDFHHVDEGGLLAWRRLVKVAADRPLCLVAAGRPDENRRELRRLAETISNVGHAIELKPLGEAGVAELVTDVTGTAPGPELLEVLGCAAGNPGRLIDIIEALASASLLRIEEGRLVLARAYYEDTLSEVVRPWLRVLTQPCLRLVRAAALLGFEFDLDDLTALLGQALPALARPLSEAVENGVLRQLGRRMAFQHPMLCRAVELTSPESERPIRHREAARALEEAGAMPDRVAAQLLLAELPPDAWTIRWLLTHAEVLAIQAPKLAVGLVERVLAWRGLRSASRVDLTALLVRLVWRQGGRPVEEAAFVELATTDAELAAEMRLVTAYLQSDGGEPAVAQDTIRRALADPALHVRWRIRLECLRGQIEYAEHGRDFATKAVRAAEEAGDVLGVAYARHRLWQLQWQLGDHDGALAHVEAGIEAVSGQRDAIEVELGLWGDKVFSLQQLDRLEEAERALATARALAIRRGVAGGIAPLAAVHWYWLGRWDDAIADLEYTMYDGWYCLRRSGVFRLVQGLRAVIAAHRDDSVGLEAALKTTWSSGEEATRTATFDFLLVGAAMAAEQDGRPLDALAILEPLLSGPATGGVAAHQWLPRMARLAVEVGDLPLARRIVAACEAEAAKEWSPARAGVTLRWCAGLAESDPEPVLAAAERFAALGRRIEQAMALEDAAGIFARSSMIQAAALHGHQAMELYAELGALWDLRRTETLLAGHGIVRAGGRRAPSHLSPTEYKVAELVAAGWANGEIGMALSLPRAAVQEHILNVVAKTGARSRLSVTPQLVESLRGSAGTGRPRG, from the coding sequence ATGGAGGTCGGGCGGCTACGGGTGGAGCTTCTTGGCCCGGTACGACTGACAGGGGGGCGACGCGAGCTGCAGGCCGGCTCGGCGAAGCAGCGGCTCGTTCTCGCGGTCCTGGCGCTTCAGGCGGACCGGGTGGTCTCCCGTGAGGCGCTGATCGACGCGGTCTGGGGTGAGGAGCCGCCGGACGCCGCGGAGGACGGCCTGTACACCTACGTCTCGCGACTGCGAAGAGTGCTGGACCCGTCACGTACCGGCGAGATCCTGGTGACGGAGGGCAGCGGGTACCGGCTGCGGGCCGACGCGGTGGAGGTGGACGTCGAGGAGTTCGTCCGGCTGGGCGAGCTCGGCCGCCGCCGTGGTGAGGCCGGCGACCCGGACGGAGCGCTGGACGCCCTGGAGTCCGCGCTGGGCCTGTGGCGCGGCGAGCCGCTCTCCGACGTCCAGGGCTCCTTCGTCACCGCGCAGCGCGCGCGGATGACCGAGCTGCGGCTGCTGGCCGTCGAACGACGTGCCGGTGCCCTGATCCAGCGCGGGCGGCAGGCCGAGGTCATCACGGACCTGACACCGCTGGTCGCCGAATATCCGCTGCGGGAGGAGCTCAACGCCCTGCTGATGCTCGCGCTGCACGAGAACGGCGGGAGCGCCGAGGCGCTGGAGGTTTTCGAACGTGTCGAGATGACGCTGGCGGACCAGCTCGGGCTCGGGCCGGGAGACCGGCTCCACGGGATGCGCCAGCGGGTCCTGGACAAGCTCCTGCAGCGGCCGCTCGCCGGCCGGTCGGCCGAGAAGGCGCTCCTGCGCGAACGGCTCGCGGACCTGCGAGCCGGCCAGGGGAGCGTCATCTGGGTCGAGGGCGGGCCACGGGTGGGAAAGTCCGCGCTGCTCGCCGCCGGCATGGCCGGTGCGGAGGAGTCCGGCTGCCGGGTGTTCCGGCTGGCGGCGGAGGACGGCGGTCCCAACTCACCGGCGGACCTGATGCGGTGCTTTCGCGGCATCGAGGCCGACCCCGCCGAGCCCGTCTACGTGACCATCGACCGGCTCGTCAGGGACGTACGCGCCATGTGCGACCGCCGGCCGATCCTGCTGGTCGTCGACGACTTCCACCACGTGGACGAGGGGGGACTGCTCGCCTGGCGGCGGCTGGTCAAGGTCGCGGCGGACCGGCCGCTCTGCCTGGTCGCGGCCGGCAGGCCCGACGAGAACAGGAGAGAGCTGCGACGGCTGGCCGAGACGATCTCCAACGTCGGTCATGCCATCGAGCTGAAGCCGCTCGGCGAGGCCGGGGTGGCGGAGCTGGTGACCGACGTGACGGGTACGGCGCCGGGACCGGAACTGCTCGAGGTGCTCGGCTGCGCGGCGGGAAACCCCGGCCGGTTGATCGACATCATCGAGGCGCTGGCCTCCGCCTCCCTCCTGAGGATCGAAGAGGGGCGGCTCGTACTCGCCCGCGCCTACTACGAGGACACGCTGAGCGAGGTCGTACGGCCGTGGCTGAGGGTCCTCACGCAGCCCTGCCTGCGGCTCGTACGCGCCGCGGCCCTGCTCGGCTTCGAGTTCGACCTCGACGACCTCACCGCCCTGCTCGGGCAGGCTCTGCCCGCGCTGGCGCGCCCGCTCTCCGAGGCCGTCGAGAACGGCGTCCTCCGCCAGCTCGGCCGGCGGATGGCGTTCCAGCACCCGATGCTGTGCCGGGCGGTCGAGCTGACCTCGCCGGAGTCGGAGAGACCGATCCGGCATCGCGAGGCGGCCCGCGCACTGGAGGAGGCCGGCGCGATGCCCGATCGCGTCGCCGCGCAGCTCCTGCTCGCCGAGCTCCCGCCGGACGCCTGGACGATCCGCTGGCTGCTGACCCATGCGGAGGTTCTGGCGATCCAGGCGCCGAAGCTCGCGGTGGGGCTGGTCGAGCGCGTGCTGGCCTGGCGGGGTCTGCGCAGCGCCAGCCGGGTGGATCTCACGGCACTGCTGGTCCGGCTGGTGTGGAGGCAGGGCGGGCGGCCGGTGGAAGAGGCCGCCTTCGTCGAGCTGGCGACGACGGACGCCGAGCTGGCGGCGGAGATGCGGCTCGTCACCGCCTACCTCCAGTCCGACGGGGGGGAGCCGGCGGTCGCACAGGACACCATCCGGCGAGCACTGGCCGACCCGGCCCTGCACGTGCGCTGGCGGATACGGCTCGAGTGCCTGCGGGGGCAGATCGAGTACGCCGAACACGGGCGCGACTTCGCGACGAAGGCCGTTCGTGCCGCGGAGGAGGCCGGCGACGTGCTGGGAGTCGCGTACGCGCGACACCGGCTCTGGCAGCTTCAGTGGCAGCTCGGCGATCACGATGGCGCGCTGGCTCATGTGGAGGCGGGCATCGAGGCGGTCTCGGGGCAGCGGGACGCCATCGAGGTCGAGCTGGGGCTGTGGGGCGACAAGGTCTTCAGCCTGCAGCAGCTCGACCGGCTGGAGGAGGCCGAGCGCGCGCTGGCCACCGCGCGTGCGCTGGCGATCCGCCGGGGAGTCGCCGGTGGGATCGCGCCGCTGGCGGCGGTGCACTGGTACTGGTTGGGGCGATGGGACGACGCGATCGCCGATCTGGAGTACACGATGTACGACGGCTGGTACTGCCTGCGGCGCAGTGGGGTGTTCCGGCTGGTACAGGGGCTACGGGCGGTCATCGCCGCGCACCGGGACGACTCCGTCGGCCTCGAGGCGGCGCTCAAGACCACCTGGTCATCGGGCGAGGAGGCGACGCGGACCGCCACGTTCGACTTCCTGCTGGTCGGTGCAGCGATGGCGGCCGAGCAGGACGGCCGTCCGCTCGACGCGCTGGCCATCCTCGAGCCGCTGCTGTCCGGCCCGGCCACCGGCGGCGTGGCGGCGCACCAGTGGCTGCCGCGGATGGCGCGGCTGGCCGTCGAGGTGGGCGACCTCCCGCTCGCGCGCAGGATCGTCGCGGCCTGCGAGGCCGAGGCGGCGAAGGAGTGGAGTCCCGCGCGAGCCGGCGTGACGCTGCGGTGGTGCGCCGGGTTGGCGGAGTCCGACCCGGAACCGGTGCTCGCCGCCGCCGAGCGGTTCGCGGCGCTCGGGCGCAGGATCGAGCAGGCGATGGCCCTGGAGGACGCGGCCGGGATCTTTGCCCGTTCGTCGATGATCCAGGCCGCGGCGCTCCATGGTCATCAGGCGATGGAGCTCTACGCCGAGCTCGGGGCTCTGTGGGACCTCCGCCGTACCGAGACGCTCCTGGCCGGCCACGGGATCGTGAGGGCCGGGGGGCGCCGGGCGCCGTCACACCTCTCCCCGACGGAGTACAAGGTCGCCGAGCTGGTCGCCGCCGGATGGGCGAACGGCGAGATCGGCATGGCCCTGTCACTGCCGCGTGCCGCCGTACAGGAGCACATCCTGAACGTCGTCGCGAAGACGGGCGCCCGATCCCGGCTGTCCGTCACCCCCCAGCTGGTCGAGTCCCTGCGGGGCTCGGCGGGCACCGGCCGTCCGCGGGGCTGA